Proteins from one Triticum aestivum cultivar Chinese Spring chromosome 7A, IWGSC CS RefSeq v2.1, whole genome shotgun sequence genomic window:
- the LOC123150712 gene encoding mitochondrial outer membrane import complex protein METAXIN has product MASATTAAAEWEAAARKTLVARKPGFGLPTACPTCLPVLLYLRMSQVPFDIHVDSRFPDADHIPYIEFGECVTFNNENGGVIEYLREEKIVDLTSKHPSVSYSDVLSTKAMISTWLADALQYELWLANDGAHGSIARDIYFSDLPWPIGKVLHWKKIRDVKRLMDITKLNAAEKEEEIYRKATAAYDALSTKLGDQSFLFDDSPTDADALLLGHVLFVLNALPATSMLRSYLQNYDNLVKYAEDIKVQLVEVGSSSAGSASSDMPSSSTPRKTSSSGQSYKPKPKAKKERTEEEKKARRRTKYFLAAQLISVLAFLSIMGGVDGSELDDDYDMEYED; this is encoded by the exons ATGGcatcggcgacgacggcggcggcggagtgggaggCCGCGGCGCGGAAGACGCTGGTGGCGCGGAAGCCCGGCTTCGGGCTCCCCACCGCCTGCCCGACCTGCCTCCCCGTCCTCCTCTACCTCCGCATGTCCCAGGTCCCCTTCGACATCCACGTCGACTCCCGCTTCCCCGACGCCG ATCACATACCATATATTGAATTTGGCGAGTGTGTCACATTCAACAATGAGAATGGAGGAGTAATTGAGTATCTCAGGGAGGAGAAAATTGTTGACTTGACCTCAAAACACCCAAGCGTTTCTTACTCTGATGTACTATCCACAAAGGCCATGATTTCGACCTGGCTTGCTGATGCTCTGCAATACGAACTTTGGTTGGCAAATGATGGGGCTCATGGGAGCATTGCACGAGACATCTACTTTTCTGATCTCCCCTGGCCTATTGGAAAGGTACTCCACTGGAAGAAAATTAGAGATGTGAAGCGACTAATGGATATAACAAAGCTTAATGCTGCAGAAAAAGAAGAGGAG ATATACCGGAAGGCTACTGCTGCTTATGATGCTTTATCTACGAAATTAGGGGATCAATCCTTTCTTTTCGACGATAG CCCTACAGATGCTGATGCTCTTTTGCTTGGACATGTTCTTTTTGTCCTTAATGCATTACCT GCTACATCTATGCTGCGAAGCTATTTGCAGAACTATGACAACTTGGTAAAGTATGCCGAGGATATCAAGGTCCAATTGGTGGAAGTTGGCTCATCATCAGCAGGATCAGCTTCATCTGATATGCCATCATCATCCACGCCCAGGAAAACATCATCTTCTGGACAAA GTTACAAGCCGAAACCCAAAGCTAAGAAGGAGCGgacagaggaggagaagaaagctaGGCGAAGAACAAAGTACTTCCTCGCGGCGCAACTCATCTCGGTTCTCGCCTTCCTGTCCATCATGGGTGGGGTCGATGGTTCCGAGCTAGACGATGACTACGATATGGAATACGAAGATTAA
- the LOC123154354 gene encoding snRNA-activating protein complex subunit 4, which translates to MDATSLEEEQVAVAADNLDEEVEQMEEGEEEATPVVLKKGPWTTAEDALLVNHVRQHGEGNWNAVQRITGLLRCGKSCRLRWTNHLRPNLKKGAFSPDEELLVAQLHAQLGNKWARMATHLPGRTDNEIKNYWNTRAKRRQRAGLPMYPPEVQLQLAITKRCRYADFSPPQQSAGSNVLDATDAGYTSARPPPLDLAGQLAMANRPVQFLAQTPFSAPSSPWVKPSFARNARYFQFPHSSPVSPTTPELSLGHRLPGGNRTRFTPLSPSPGAKAELPSCQLRPASPAAVAATDNHGGGLGEDQQNLEAMLQELHDAIKIEPPRHVSGHAEQDGASGGNKSEGGLLKDDDDIGTLFDMIIPKAFSMTEPTAQADAPNHSGGSISQHGGEDHNVNLTVDHLPIISSEQDWVLDGACQWNNMFGIC; encoded by the exons ATGGACGCGACATCACTGGAGGAGGAgcaggtggcggtggcggcagacaATCTTGATGAGGAGGTGGAGCAgatggaagagggggaggaggaggccacgcCGGTGGTGCTGAAGAAGGGGCCGTGGACGACGGCGGAAGACGCCCTGCTGGTGAACCACGTGCGGCAGCACGGCGAGGGCAACTGGAACGCCGTGCAGCGCATCACCGGGCTCCTGCGCTGCGGCAAGAGCTGCCGGCTGCGCTGGACCAACCACCTCCGCCCCAACCTCAAGAAGGGTGCCTTCTCGCCGGACGAGGAGCTCCTCGTCGCGCAGCTCCACGCCCAGCTCGGCAACAAGTGGGCCCGCATGGCCACCCAT CTTCCGGGAAGGACCGACAACGAGATCAAGAACTACTGGAACACGAGGGCCAAGCGGAGGCAGCGCGCCGGTCTGCCCATGTACCCGCCGGAGGTGCAGCTCCAGCTCGCGATCACCAAGCGCTGCCGGTACGCCGACTTCTCGCCCCCGCAGCAATCAGCGGGAAGCAATGTCCTGGACGCCACCGATGCGGGGTACACCagcgcccgcccgccgccgctcgacCTTGCCGGGCAGCTCGCCATGGCCAACCGGCCGGTGCAGTTCCTCGCCCAGACGCCCTTCTCCGCGCCGTCTTCCCCGTGGGTGAAGCCGTCGTTCGCACGCAACGCGCGCTACTTCCAGTTTCCGCATTCATCGCCCGTGTCGCCGACGACGCCGGAGCTCTCGTTGGGCCACCGCCTGCCCGGCGGCAACCGGACCCGGTTCACTCCTCTCTCTCCGTCTCCGGGGGCCAAGGCGGAGCTCCCTTCATGCCAATTGCGCCCGGCGTCACCGGCCGCAGTCGCAGCCACGGACAACCACGGCGGCGGCCTGGGCGAGGATCAGCAGAACCTCGAGGCGATGCTGCAGGAGCTGCACGATGCCATCAAGATCGAGCCGCCGAGGCACGTGAGCGGCCACGCCGAGCAGGACGGCGCCAGTG GTGGCAACAAATCGGAGGGTGGATTACTCAAAGATGACGATGACATCGGCACACTCTTCGACATGATTATACCCAAGGCCTTCTCTATGACGGAGCCCACAGCACAGGCCGATGCGCCCAACCACTCCGGCGGCTCGATCTCGCAGCATGGTGGTGAAGACCACAACGTCAACCTCACTGTGGATCATCTCCCGATCATCTCATCGGAGCAAGACTGGGTCCTCGACGGGGCCTGCCAGTGGAACAACATGTTCGGCATCTGCTAA